In Pseudothermotoga hypogea DSM 11164 = NBRC 106472, the following are encoded in one genomic region:
- a CDS encoding adenylate kinase: MRIVLLGAPGAGKGTLAKDLVGLFNVPHISTGDMFREAVASGSELGKQVQHILSSGALVPDEIVNKLVRERISRPDCKDGFILDGYPRTVQQASALDEMLKETGQKLDAVLYLRVSEDVVVKRLTNRRVCPKCGRIYNLLSMPPKNDELCDDCGIRLVQRDDDKEEVVRNRFKVYNEMTAPLIDYYKKKGTLVEVDAEADHQNTVQKAVEALKKVIA, translated from the coding sequence ATGAGGATCGTCCTGCTTGGAGCACCGGGAGCGGGGAAAGGCACCCTTGCAAAAGACTTGGTCGGTTTGTTCAACGTGCCTCACATTTCCACTGGAGACATGTTCAGAGAGGCGGTAGCATCTGGTTCTGAGCTCGGTAAGCAGGTTCAACACATATTGAGCTCCGGTGCGCTCGTACCAGACGAAATAGTGAACAAACTGGTGAGGGAAAGGATTTCCAGGCCCGATTGCAAGGATGGTTTCATCCTCGATGGGTATCCCCGCACCGTGCAGCAAGCTTCTGCGCTCGACGAAATGCTGAAGGAGACGGGTCAGAAACTCGATGCGGTGCTTTATTTAAGGGTGAGCGAGGACGTTGTAGTCAAGCGACTGACGAACAGAAGAGTCTGTCCAAAGTGTGGTAGAATCTATAACTTGTTGTCCATGCCACCAAAGAACGATGAGCTCTGTGATGACTGTGGAATCAGGCTCGTTCAACGCGATGACGACAAAGAGGAAGTCGTCAGAAACAGATTCAAGGTTTACAACGAGATGACGGCTCCTCTGATAGATTACTATAAAAAGAAGGGCACATTGGTCGAGGTCGACGCCGAAGCGGATCACCAGAACACCGTTCAGAAGGCTGTCGAAGCGTTGAAAAAGGTGATAGCTTGA
- the secY gene encoding preprotein translocase subunit SecY translates to MWKALRNAFKIPELRDRIVFTVLTLIVFRLGVYIPVPGINIQAWAEAFKRFAGAAAGGIISFYDVFTGGALENFSIFAMSVTPYINASIVLQLLSSVITKLREMLREGEEGRKKFAKYTRNLTIVLGAFQSFIVSFSLVRQSPDIVAYGLNPMVFVLISTISMLAGTMFLLWLGDRITEKGIGNGISILIFAGIVARYPSYFGSVLLGNLNLFGWIFLIAIAVVTVAGIIYVQQAERRITIQYATRVVGRRVYGGASTYIPIKVNQGGVIPIIFASAIVMIPAAIAEMTGLQWLRAIFSPGNALYIILYGLLVFFFTYFYSVVVFDPHEVSENVRKYGGFIPGIRPGKPTEEYIQRVLSRVTFLGAVFLVVIALLPHFVEAVTRVNIVIGGTSTLIAVGVALDVLQQMEAHMIMRHYEGFVKKGLK, encoded by the coding sequence GTGTGGAAAGCCCTTCGAAACGCTTTCAAAATACCTGAACTACGTGACAGGATAGTTTTCACCGTCCTAACGCTGATCGTCTTCAGGTTGGGCGTGTACATTCCCGTACCGGGCATAAATATCCAGGCCTGGGCCGAAGCGTTCAAACGTTTCGCCGGAGCGGCAGCCGGCGGTATCATAAGCTTTTACGATGTGTTCACCGGTGGGGCCCTGGAGAACTTCTCGATCTTCGCCATGAGCGTCACACCCTACATAAATGCGTCCATAGTCTTGCAGTTGCTCTCCTCCGTGATAACCAAGCTTCGTGAGATGCTCAGAGAGGGTGAAGAGGGCAGGAAGAAGTTTGCCAAATACACACGCAACCTGACGATCGTGCTCGGTGCCTTTCAGTCTTTCATCGTGTCCTTCAGTTTAGTGAGGCAGAGCCCAGACATAGTCGCTTACGGTCTCAACCCCATGGTCTTCGTATTGATCTCCACCATTTCGATGCTCGCAGGCACGATGTTCCTCCTCTGGTTGGGAGATCGGATCACCGAGAAGGGTATAGGCAACGGGATTTCTATCTTGATCTTTGCAGGTATCGTTGCAAGATATCCAAGCTACTTCGGAAGCGTGTTACTGGGTAACTTGAACCTGTTCGGCTGGATCTTCCTGATCGCGATCGCCGTGGTAACAGTTGCGGGCATCATATACGTTCAGCAAGCAGAGCGTAGGATCACGATACAGTATGCCACACGCGTCGTTGGAAGGCGTGTGTACGGCGGTGCGTCCACGTACATCCCGATCAAGGTGAACCAGGGAGGCGTGATACCGATCATATTCGCCAGCGCCATAGTTATGATCCCCGCGGCCATCGCCGAAATGACTGGACTTCAATGGTTACGTGCCATCTTTTCACCGGGTAACGCCTTGTATATAATACTTTACGGTCTGTTGGTGTTCTTCTTCACATACTTTTACAGTGTCGTTGTCTTTGATCCGCACGAAGTATCAGAAAATGTGAGAAAATATGGTGGATTCATACCCGGAATAAGACCTGGCAAACCCACGGAGGAATACATCCAACGCGTCTTGAGCAGAGTCACGTTCCTCGGTGCCGTGTTCCTGGTAGTCATAGCGTTGCTGCCACACTTCGTCGAGGCAGTCACCAGGGTCAACATCGTTATAGGTGGTACTTCAACGCTGATAGCCGTCGGTGTGGCGCTCGACGTGTTACAGCAGATGGAAGCGCACATGATCATGAGACATTACGAAGGATTCGTGAAGAAAGGGCTGAAGTGA
- the rplO gene encoding 50S ribosomal protein L15, which produces MRLEDLKPTPGSVKEPKRVGRGIGSGLGKTSGKGHKGQKSRGTGKVHPWHEGGQTPLHRRLPKVGFKSFVHKDYAIVNLRTLEERFESGEEVTPEKLIKLGIVKKLKDGVKILGDGELTKPLIVKAHAFSETAKKAIETVGGRAEVI; this is translated from the coding sequence TTGAGACTCGAAGATCTCAAACCCACACCCGGTTCGGTCAAAGAACCAAAGAGGGTGGGTAGAGGCATAGGCTCTGGTCTTGGCAAGACCTCTGGCAAAGGTCACAAAGGTCAGAAGTCGCGAGGCACTGGAAAAGTCCATCCGTGGCACGAGGGTGGTCAGACTCCCCTGCACAGAAGATTGCCCAAAGTGGGTTTCAAGAGCTTCGTTCACAAAGATTATGCGATCGTCAACCTCAGAACACTCGAAGAGAGGTTCGAATCGGGCGAAGAAGTCACACCCGAGAAACTGATAAAGCTTGGGATAGTGAAAAAGCTCAAAGATGGTGTGAAGATTCTGGGGGACGGTGAGTTGACCAAACCCTTGATCGTGAAGGCCCACGCCTTCAGCGAGACAGCAAAGAAGGCCATCGAAACGGTCGGGGGAAGGGCAGAGGTGATATGA
- the rpmD gene encoding 50S ribosomal protein L30: MAKIIVELVKSPIGYKYDQRATLKALGLKKLHDRVVKPKTPQILGMIEKVRHLVKVEDVSEEE; the protein is encoded by the coding sequence GTGGCGAAGATCATCGTGGAACTCGTGAAGAGTCCCATAGGTTACAAGTACGATCAGAGAGCAACTCTAAAGGCACTTGGTCTGAAAAAACTGCACGACAGAGTGGTCAAACCCAAAACGCCTCAGATACTCGGCATGATTGAGAAAGTCAGACACCTCGTCAAAGTCGAAGATGTATCGGAGGAGGAATGA
- the rpsE gene encoding 30S ribosomal protein S5, which produces MLEEEVIKRESEEFEERIVEIRRTAKVTKGGKTLSFRVLAVVGNRKGKVGVGIGKAREVPDAIRKALSAARAALIDVPLYRGTIPHEVTAKQDASVVLLKPAAPGTGIIAGSVVRAVVELAGVQNVLTKSLGSTNPVNLALATLKALKGLVPPDKAARLRDLSVGQVIRGAKKGA; this is translated from the coding sequence ATACTGGAGGAAGAAGTTATCAAGAGAGAGTCTGAAGAATTTGAGGAGCGTATCGTTGAGATAAGAAGGACGGCAAAGGTCACGAAGGGTGGAAAAACCCTCAGCTTCAGAGTTCTGGCGGTTGTTGGAAATAGAAAAGGCAAGGTGGGCGTTGGTATAGGAAAAGCCAGAGAGGTCCCAGATGCGATAAGAAAAGCGTTGAGTGCGGCGCGTGCGGCTCTGATCGATGTTCCTCTTTACAGGGGAACCATACCCCACGAGGTCACTGCAAAGCAAGACGCATCCGTCGTTCTGCTGAAGCCCGCAGCACCCGGTACGGGAATCATAGCTGGATCGGTCGTCAGAGCCGTTGTAGAGCTTGCGGGGGTTCAGAACGTGCTCACCAAATCTTTAGGTTCAACGAACCCAGTGAACTTGGCTCTCGCTACTCTTAAGGCTCTCAAGGGTTTAGTTCCACCCGATAAAGCTGCAAGATTGAGAGACTTGAGTGTAGGACAAGTTATTCGCGGAGCGAAGAAGGGGGCTTGA
- the rplR gene encoding 50S ribosomal protein L18 — MIKKEDRNLKRIKRHLRIRKKVKGTPEKPRLAVFRSEKHIYAQIIDDTKGHTLVSASTLDKELRQRLSKTYNTEAAREVGKLIAQRALSLGIKTVVFDRGGFKYHGRIKALADAAREAGLQF; from the coding sequence GTGATAAAGAAAGAGGATCGAAACCTGAAGAGGATCAAGAGACATCTGAGAATCAGAAAGAAAGTGAAAGGTACACCAGAAAAGCCTCGTCTGGCCGTGTTCAGGAGCGAAAAGCACATATATGCTCAAATAATCGACGATACTAAGGGTCATACGCTTGTCTCGGCTTCCACACTGGACAAGGAGTTGCGACAAAGATTGTCAAAGACGTACAACACCGAGGCAGCAAGAGAGGTTGGCAAATTGATTGCTCAGCGCGCTCTGAGTCTGGGAATCAAAACGGTCGTGTTCGATCGCGGAGGGTTCAAGTACCACGGTAGAATCAAAGCGCTGGCCGACGCCGCGAGAGAAGCAGGCTTGCAATTCTGA
- the rplF gene encoding 50S ribosomal protein L6 has product MSKLGKKPIVIPTGVDVKLESDTITVKGPKGTLSQKLSPYVKIEIEDGKIWVRQNEERMIRKSFRRILRMFQGTYWSLIRNMIHGVTKGFEKQLEIVGIGYRAQAQGNKLTLQVGYTHPVVLEAPAGVSVETPSPNLIVVRGADKQKVGQFAANIRSYREVNVYTGKGIKYRDEVVRRKEGKKA; this is encoded by the coding sequence ATGTCCAAGCTTGGAAAGAAACCCATAGTCATCCCCACCGGTGTCGATGTAAAGCTCGAGTCTGATACGATAACGGTGAAAGGACCCAAGGGGACGCTTTCACAGAAGCTATCTCCGTACGTGAAGATTGAAATAGAAGACGGTAAGATCTGGGTGAGACAGAACGAAGAGAGGATGATCAGGAAGTCTTTCAGGCGCATCTTGAGGATGTTCCAAGGCACCTACTGGTCGTTGATAAGGAACATGATACACGGTGTGACGAAGGGTTTCGAGAAACAGCTCGAGATCGTTGGAATTGGCTACAGAGCGCAGGCACAGGGCAACAAACTGACACTTCAGGTGGGTTACACGCATCCCGTGGTGCTCGAAGCTCCAGCGGGCGTGAGTGTTGAGACACCCTCACCCAACCTCATCGTCGTCAGGGGAGCGGACAAGCAGAAGGTTGGTCAGTTTGCTGCTAACATCAGATCTTACAGAGAGGTCAACGTCTACACAGGCAAAGGTATCAAGTACAGGGACGAAGTGGTGAGAAGAAAAGAAGGTAAGAAGGCGTAA
- the rpsH gene encoding 30S ribosomal protein S8 yields MWSDPIADMLTRIRNANVAFKEYVDVPASNMKRAICEILKREGFIQDYKYIEDGKQGILRIHMKYKGLRRNRERVIHGIVRVSKPGRRVYVTKDELPKVKNGLGIAILTTSKGIVTDKEARELGVGGEVIAYIW; encoded by the coding sequence ATGTGGAGCGACCCGATAGCTGATATGCTCACGCGAATCAGGAACGCCAACGTCGCGTTCAAAGAGTACGTGGACGTGCCAGCCTCGAACATGAAGCGTGCGATTTGCGAGATACTCAAGCGCGAAGGATTCATTCAAGATTACAAATACATCGAGGATGGCAAGCAAGGCATACTGAGAATACACATGAAGTACAAAGGTTTGAGGAGAAATCGTGAGAGAGTGATTCACGGAATCGTGAGAGTATCAAAGCCTGGAAGAAGGGTTTACGTTACGAAAGACGAACTACCGAAAGTCAAGAACGGTCTCGGCATAGCGATACTGACGACTTCGAAAGGTATCGTGACCGACAAGGAAGCCAGGGAACTCGGAGTCGGTGGAGAAGTCATCGCCTACATTTGGTGA
- a CDS encoding type Z 30S ribosomal protein S14: protein MPRKGLIERWKRPKKFKVREYTRCVMCGRAKSVYREFGLCRVCFRKMALEGKLPGVRKASW from the coding sequence ATGCCAAGAAAAGGTTTGATAGAGAGATGGAAGAGACCAAAGAAGTTCAAAGTCCGCGAGTACACAAGGTGCGTCATGTGCGGTAGAGCCAAGTCTGTGTACAGGGAATTCGGTCTCTGCAGAGTCTGTTTCAGAAAGATGGCGTTGGAGGGCAAGCTCCCCGGAGTCAGGAAGGCAAGTTGGTGA
- the rplE gene encoding 50S ribosomal protein L5, translating into MAQYVPLKEKYEKEIVPIMMKEFGYKNIHQVPKLEKIVINMGIGEGARNADLLTKHSNELAAITGQRPVITKAKKSISNFKIRKGMNVGLKVTLRGLRMWNFLYKLANIALPKVRDFRGLNPDSFDGRGNYSFGLSEQFVFPEITPDQATRVQGMDIIIVTTAKNDREAKRLLELLGLPFRK; encoded by the coding sequence ATGGCTCAGTACGTGCCTTTGAAGGAGAAGTACGAAAAAGAGATAGTACCGATAATGATGAAAGAATTTGGATACAAGAACATTCATCAAGTTCCGAAACTCGAAAAGATAGTCATAAACATGGGGATCGGCGAAGGGGCACGGAATGCCGATCTACTCACGAAACATTCGAACGAACTCGCGGCCATCACTGGACAAAGGCCTGTGATCACGAAAGCCAAGAAGAGCATCTCGAACTTCAAGATAAGAAAAGGGATGAACGTCGGCTTGAAGGTGACGCTTCGTGGTCTCAGGATGTGGAACTTTCTATACAAACTTGCGAACATCGCTCTACCGAAGGTGAGGGACTTCCGTGGCTTGAACCCGGACTCTTTCGATGGAAGGGGTAACTACAGTTTCGGCCTGAGCGAACAGTTCGTATTTCCCGAGATCACACCGGACCAGGCCACGAGGGTACAGGGCATGGACATCATCATAGTTACCACGGCCAAGAACGACAGGGAAGCGAAGAGGCTGTTGGAACTGCTGGGATTGCCTTTCAGAAAATGA
- the rplX gene encoding 50S ribosomal protein L24 yields the protein MRIKRDDLVQVISGKDKGKRGKVLKVIPKEDKVVVQGVNMVKRHQRPIPQLREGGIIEREAPIYACKVMVVCPSCDKPTRVGMKFLEDGTKVRFCKKCGEIIDKA from the coding sequence ATGCGCATAAAACGTGACGATCTGGTCCAAGTCATCTCAGGCAAAGACAAGGGCAAGAGAGGCAAGGTTCTCAAGGTGATACCGAAGGAGGACAAGGTCGTAGTACAGGGAGTGAACATGGTTAAGAGGCACCAAAGACCCATACCACAGCTGAGAGAGGGAGGCATCATAGAAAGGGAAGCTCCGATCTATGCCTGCAAAGTCATGGTTGTGTGCCCAAGCTGTGATAAACCAACGCGTGTCGGTATGAAGTTTCTGGAAGACGGCACGAAGGTCAGATTTTGCAAAAAATGCGGCGAGATCATCGATAAAGCGTGA
- the rplN gene encoding 50S ribosomal protein L14, with the protein MIQTESYLNVADNSGAKVLRVIRVLGGHHKKYGRVGDIVVCSVRDVIPNTGIKKGEVVKAVIVRTRKPIRRPDGTYIRFDDNAAVVLDKFNEPRGTRVFGPVAREIREKGYMKIVSLAPEVL; encoded by the coding sequence ATGATCCAGACGGAAAGCTATCTCAACGTCGCGGATAATTCGGGTGCGAAAGTCTTGAGGGTCATCAGGGTCTTAGGAGGGCACCACAAGAAGTACGGCAGGGTTGGAGACATCGTTGTGTGTTCCGTCAGGGACGTCATACCGAATACCGGAATCAAGAAAGGTGAGGTTGTCAAGGCAGTCATCGTTCGGACGAGGAAGCCAATAAGAAGACCGGATGGAACCTACATAAGGTTCGATGACAATGCCGCTGTCGTTCTCGACAAGTTCAATGAACCAAGGGGTACACGCGTTTTTGGACCGGTGGCCAGAGAGATCCGTGAGAAAGGTTACATGAAAATCGTGTCTCTGGCGCCAGAGGTCCTGTGA
- the rpsQ gene encoding 30S ribosomal protein S17 produces the protein MPRRRLVGVVVSDKMDKTVVVSVARWLEHPVYKKHIKRSKKYHAHDEHNECKVGDVVVIEETRPLSRTKRWRVVEILQRAYQAENIPAVEESEEA, from the coding sequence ATGCCGAGAAGGAGATTGGTAGGCGTCGTGGTCAGTGACAAAATGGACAAGACCGTGGTCGTCAGCGTCGCAAGATGGCTCGAGCACCCTGTTTACAAAAAGCACATCAAGCGATCCAAGAAGTACCACGCACACGACGAGCACAACGAATGCAAGGTTGGCGACGTCGTTGTCATAGAGGAAACGCGGCCTTTGAGCAGGACCAAGAGATGGAGGGTCGTCGAAATACTCCAGCGTGCGTATCAAGCTGAAAATATACCCGCGGTTGAGGAGAGTGAGGAAGCATGA
- the rpmC gene encoding 50S ribosomal protein L29 — protein MKVTELRNYTDDELKKLLEEKKRQLMELRFQHALGQLRNTSLIEETKRDIARVKTILRERELGIRR, from the coding sequence ATGAAAGTGACAGAGCTCAGGAACTACACTGATGACGAACTGAAAAAGCTACTGGAAGAGAAGAAGAGACAGCTCATGGAGCTCAGGTTTCAACATGCTTTGGGACAGTTGAGGAACACATCTCTCATAGAAGAAACGAAGAGGGACATAGCAAGGGTCAAAACAATACTCCGTGAACGAGAACTTGGAATAAGGAGGTAA
- the rplP gene encoding 50S ribosomal protein L16 translates to MLMPKRVKYRKQQRGRLKGEAKGGTTVAFGEWGLKALAPYWITAQQIEAGRIAIMRVLKKGGKLWIRVFPDKPYTKKPAESRMGKGKGNVEGWVCPVKPGKIIYEIAGVDEETAKEALEYAASKLPIPTKIVSRSSFGGEAV, encoded by the coding sequence ATGTTGATGCCCAAGAGGGTCAAATACAGAAAGCAGCAACGAGGAAGACTCAAGGGCGAGGCAAAAGGTGGAACAACCGTCGCTTTTGGCGAATGGGGTTTGAAGGCACTCGCTCCGTACTGGATCACGGCCCAACAGATAGAGGCCGGCAGGATCGCCATCATGAGGGTGCTGAAGAAAGGTGGAAAACTCTGGATCAGGGTCTTCCCCGATAAGCCTTACACGAAGAAGCCTGCTGAGTCCAGGATGGGTAAGGGAAAAGGTAACGTGGAAGGTTGGGTTTGTCCGGTGAAACCTGGGAAGATCATATACGAGATCGCCGGTGTCGACGAAGAAACGGCTAAAGAAGCCCTCGAATACGCCGCAAGCAAGTTGCCGATACCAACCAAGATAGTCTCGAGATCCTCTTTCGGGGGTGAAGCCGTATGA
- the rpsC gene encoding 30S ribosomal protein S3, with product MGQKVHPRGFRLGVTSEWQARWFNEKNYGPWLKEDEEIRKLVKSMYSQAGISEVFIERPDNETVTVIVKTARPGVIIGKKGAEIGKLREELEKRLNRRVLVNVEEVKTPELDAQLVAESIATRIEKRASYKRAMKRAISDAIRKGAVGIKTMVSGRLAGAEIARREWYLRGRLPLQKVRAVIDYGTAKAETKYGTIGVKVWIYKGDAQI from the coding sequence GTGGGTCAGAAAGTACATCCAAGAGGATTCAGACTGGGCGTAACGTCGGAATGGCAGGCGCGTTGGTTCAACGAGAAGAACTACGGACCATGGCTGAAAGAAGACGAAGAGATACGCAAACTGGTCAAGTCCATGTACAGCCAGGCCGGTATCAGTGAAGTTTTCATAGAAAGACCTGACAACGAAACCGTGACAGTGATCGTCAAAACTGCGAGGCCCGGGGTCATAATAGGCAAGAAGGGTGCCGAGATCGGCAAGTTGAGGGAAGAGCTTGAGAAGAGGCTCAACAGACGCGTTCTCGTGAATGTGGAGGAAGTAAAAACGCCCGAGCTTGATGCACAACTGGTTGCCGAGAGCATAGCGACAAGAATAGAGAAGAGAGCCTCATACAAGCGCGCAATGAAGCGAGCCATTTCAGACGCGATTCGAAAGGGAGCCGTAGGAATAAAGACGATGGTTTCAGGCCGACTCGCAGGGGCAGAGATCGCAAGACGGGAATGGTACCTCAGAGGCAGATTGCCACTTCAGAAAGTCAGAGCAGTCATAGATTACGGAACCGCCAAGGCTGAAACGAAGTACGGTACGATCGGTGTAAAAGTCTGGATTTACAAGGGTGATGCGCAGATTTGA
- the rplV gene encoding 50S ribosomal protein L22: MATENQTKRPKRSVQYKQQEEIQVKEARAVARYVRISPRKARCVVNAIRGKSVDEAFQILQMSPKKAARLVEKVLASAVANAENNAKLSRENLYVSHCVVDDGPRMKRIWMRGRGRADIIQRRMCHITVVVRSKD, from the coding sequence ATGGCTACTGAGAACCAGACCAAGAGACCCAAAAGATCCGTCCAGTACAAACAGCAAGAAGAAATTCAAGTAAAAGAAGCGCGAGCTGTCGCTCGATACGTGAGGATATCACCGCGAAAGGCCCGTTGTGTCGTGAACGCGATCAGAGGCAAGAGTGTGGACGAAGCGTTCCAGATTCTTCAGATGTCACCGAAGAAAGCCGCACGGCTCGTGGAGAAAGTTTTAGCATCTGCTGTGGCCAACGCCGAGAACAACGCTAAACTCTCCAGGGAGAACCTTTACGTTTCTCACTGCGTTGTCGACGATGGGCCAAGAATGAAGAGAATCTGGATGCGTGGAAGAGGAAGGGCAGACATAATTCAGCGGCGAATGTGCCACATTACTGTAGTGGTGCGGAGTAAAGACTAA
- the rpsS gene encoding 30S ribosomal protein S19, whose amino-acid sequence MSRSKKKGPYVDPKLLKKIRMLNETGEKKIIKTWSRASTIVPEMVGHTIAVHNGLKHIPIYITENMVGHRLGEFALTRRFGGHADKKAASKGQVK is encoded by the coding sequence GTGTCTCGATCTAAGAAGAAAGGTCCGTACGTTGACCCGAAACTTTTGAAGAAGATAAGGATGCTGAACGAGACGGGAGAAAAGAAAATCATCAAGACGTGGAGCAGGGCATCGACGATAGTCCCAGAAATGGTCGGCCATACCATAGCTGTTCACAACGGATTGAAGCATATCCCCATTTACATAACCGAGAACATGGTCGGTCATAGATTGGGCGAGTTTGCTCTCACCAGAAGGTTCGGAGGTCATGCCGACAAGAAGGCTGCCTCTAAGGGTCAAGTCAAGTGA
- the rplB gene encoding 50S ribosomal protein L2, with the protein MGLKKFKPITPGRRFMVIPDFSEITKEEPEKSLLVPIKKTGGRNHYGRTTVRFRGGGHKRRYRIIDFKRDKIGIPAKVVSIEYDPNRTARIALLVYADGEKRYILAPNGLQVGDTLMAGPEAEIKVGNALPLEKIPLGTMIHNVEIRPGSGGKIARSAGVACQLMAKEGDYALLRMPSGELRKIHIKCYATIGVVGNEDHKNEVDGKAGRVRWKGRRPHVRGMVMNPVDHPMGGGEGRGKGQHPVTPWGVPCKGYKTRRGRRPSDRFIVRRRNEV; encoded by the coding sequence ATGGGTCTGAAGAAATTCAAACCGATCACACCAGGTCGAAGGTTCATGGTGATACCAGACTTCTCCGAGATAACGAAAGAAGAGCCCGAGAAGTCCTTGCTGGTACCCATCAAGAAGACGGGCGGAAGGAACCACTACGGACGCACGACGGTTAGGTTTCGTGGAGGAGGTCACAAGCGCAGATACAGAATCATCGACTTCAAGCGCGACAAGATAGGCATACCTGCGAAGGTCGTATCGATCGAGTACGATCCAAACAGAACCGCGAGGATCGCACTGTTGGTATACGCAGACGGTGAGAAGAGGTACATTCTTGCACCCAACGGTCTTCAGGTTGGCGACACTCTGATGGCTGGACCAGAGGCAGAGATAAAGGTCGGGAATGCGTTGCCGCTGGAAAAGATACCCCTTGGAACGATGATACACAATGTTGAGATAAGACCTGGTTCCGGTGGAAAGATCGCGCGTTCTGCGGGCGTCGCGTGCCAGCTCATGGCAAAGGAAGGCGACTATGCTCTGTTGAGGATGCCTTCCGGTGAACTAAGAAAGATTCACATAAAGTGTTACGCAACCATCGGTGTCGTTGGTAACGAGGACCACAAGAACGAAGTCGATGGCAAGGCGGGTAGGGTGCGCTGGAAGGGTAGAAGGCCACATGTGAGAGGCATGGTCATGAACCCAGTCGACCATCCGATGGGTGGTGGAGAAGGAAGAGGTAAAGGTCAGCATCCCGTGACGCCATGGGGAGTACCATGCAAAGGATACAAGACCAGAAGAGGCAGAAGACCATCGGATAGGTTCATAGTCCGCAGACGCAACGAAGTCTGA
- the rplW gene encoding 50S ribosomal protein L23 translates to MNQQKLTPYDVIVRPIVTEKSTAAREDRKYIFEVNLLANKHQVKMAIEKLFNVKVEKVNVLLVKPKPKRRGLFEGKTRQWKKAIVTLKEGYTIKELEVQQ, encoded by the coding sequence ATGAACCAGCAAAAACTCACACCATACGATGTGATTGTTAGACCAATCGTGACGGAAAAGTCTACGGCTGCGAGGGAAGATAGAAAGTACATCTTCGAAGTGAACCTTCTGGCAAACAAGCATCAAGTCAAGATGGCGATCGAAAAGTTGTTCAACGTGAAAGTTGAGAAGGTCAATGTGCTCTTGGTAAAGCCGAAACCGAAGCGCAGGGGCCTGTTTGAGGGAAAAACCCGGCAGTGGAAGAAGGCCATCGTCACCTTGAAGGAAGGCTACACGATCAAAGAGCTGGAAGTCCAGCAATGA
- the rplD gene encoding 50S ribosomal protein L4, translating into MAIVDLYNMKGQKIGEQELKDEIFNIEPNLDVMWRYVDYQLSRRRAGTASTKTRAEVSGGGRKPWPQKHTGRARHGSIRSPIWRHGGVAHGPKPRDWSKKLPKKMKRLAIKSALSQRFREGNLIVLDDMKFDEPKTKNMRQVLSDLQLTGKKVLFVLPWKKTEYENVKLACRNISGVKAIIADNTGASQNGEVRVDGLNVYDILNHEKLVLTKDVVAKIEEVLK; encoded by the coding sequence ATGGCTATCGTAGACCTGTACAACATGAAAGGGCAGAAGATCGGTGAACAGGAGTTGAAGGACGAGATATTCAACATCGAACCCAACCTTGATGTTATGTGGCGCTACGTTGACTATCAGCTATCCAGAAGGCGCGCAGGAACCGCTTCGACCAAGACTCGAGCAGAGGTGAGCGGTGGAGGAAGAAAACCTTGGCCACAGAAACATACCGGTAGGGCCAGGCACGGATCGATAAGATCTCCCATCTGGAGGCACGGTGGTGTCGCACACGGTCCCAAGCCAAGGGATTGGAGCAAGAAACTGCCGAAAAAGATGAAGAGGTTAGCCATAAAGTCAGCACTTTCTCAGAGGTTCAGAGAGGGAAACTTGATCGTTTTGGATGACATGAAGTTCGATGAACCAAAGACTAAGAACATGAGGCAGGTCTTGAGCGATCTTCAGCTCACCGGTAAGAAGGTTCTTTTCGTCTTACCGTGGAAGAAGACCGAGTATGAGAACGTGAAGCTCGCATGCCGAAACATATCCGGTGTCAAGGCTATAATTGCAGACAACACAGGTGCATCCCAGAACGGTGAAGTAAGGGTAGACGGCCTGAACGTTTATGACATCTTAAACCACGAGAAACTTGTCCTGACCAAAGACGTGGTAGCTAAGATCGAGGAGGTGCTCAAATGA